From one Deinococcus apachensis DSM 19763 genomic stretch:
- a CDS encoding lasso peptide biosynthesis B2 protein: MSAPSSQPAASPSTWKHLERLMLHGQLPGEAVPAVRAWRLGSYAYTRLDAAHPCRHEFRADYAATLYQHLMTKAALRPLLSAWHEAGIRVLLFKGFHLAEFVYPTPGPRPYGDVDILMRPGDAGRAAEIARHLGWQETWRLEASLVPHHHEVLHLESPDGGVALDVHRRALHNLLPSSRLQQRITDAVWRAAVPHNWDGVPLLLPDPRDAVLVGLVLQRAWGDDSWILKVHDWPDFQALVERHHLGLGDLRRRARQLGCARTFAVFLRVCDPFCGRLSLRPRTRVEYLRWGARVSPERPALLFEHTLFGWWEAWTKSQDVLRELPQVLRVLAQLRRTTDLHALLRAVTLGARKGPRSSRSSRRVIDEREVQHVLRGVHLALGLLRVRPHGNCLERALAVYASLYARGYDPVFCSGVARDGAAIKSHAWVELAGTPVPDPLQPEDEYVYRRNFQFSPAQMAP; encoded by the coding sequence ATGTCCGCCCCCTCATCCCAGCCCGCCGCTTCTCCCAGCACCTGGAAGCACCTGGAGCGGCTGATGCTGCACGGACAATTACCGGGCGAAGCCGTCCCCGCGGTGCGGGCCTGGCGGCTCGGCTCGTATGCCTACACCCGGCTGGACGCCGCGCACCCCTGCCGCCATGAATTCCGGGCGGACTACGCGGCCACGCTGTACCAGCACCTGATGACCAAAGCGGCCCTGAGGCCGCTGCTGAGTGCCTGGCACGAGGCGGGCATTCGGGTCCTGCTCTTCAAGGGCTTTCACCTCGCCGAGTTCGTGTATCCCACGCCCGGCCCCCGCCCCTACGGCGACGTGGACATCCTGATGCGTCCCGGGGACGCCGGGCGGGCCGCCGAGATCGCGCGGCACCTGGGCTGGCAGGAAACCTGGCGTCTGGAAGCGTCCCTGGTGCCGCACCACCACGAGGTGCTGCACCTGGAGAGCCCGGACGGGGGGGTGGCCCTGGATGTCCACCGGCGGGCCCTGCACAACCTGCTGCCCAGCAGCCGCCTGCAACAGCGCATCACCGACGCGGTCTGGCGGGCCGCCGTCCCACACAACTGGGACGGAGTGCCGCTCCTGTTGCCCGACCCGCGCGACGCCGTGCTGGTCGGGCTGGTGCTCCAGCGGGCCTGGGGCGACGACAGTTGGATTCTCAAGGTCCACGACTGGCCCGACTTTCAGGCGCTGGTGGAGCGGCATCACCTGGGCCTGGGCGACCTGAGGCGGCGGGCGCGGCAACTGGGCTGCGCCCGGACCTTCGCCGTGTTCCTGAGGGTGTGCGACCCTTTTTGCGGGCGCCTGAGCCTGCGCCCGCGCACGCGCGTCGAGTACCTGCGCTGGGGAGCCCGTGTCTCTCCGGAGCGGCCCGCCCTGCTGTTCGAACACACGCTGTTCGGCTGGTGGGAGGCCTGGACCAAGAGCCAGGACGTGCTGCGCGAGTTGCCCCAGGTGCTGCGGGTGCTGGCCCAGTTGCGCCGCACCACCGACCTGCACGCGCTCCTCAGGGCCGTCACGCTGGGCGCGCGAAAAGGGCCGCGGTCCTCCCGCTCCAGCAGACGAGTGATCGACGAGCGCGAGGTGCAGCACGTGTTGAGAGGTGTACACCTGGCCCTCGGGCTGCTGCGGGTGCGGCCCCATGGCAACTGCCTGGAACGCGCCCTGGCGGTGTACGCCTCACTGTACGCCCGTGGGTACGACCCAGTGTTTTGCAGCGGGGTGGCCCGCGACGGCGCGGCGATCAAAAGCCACGCCTGGGTGGAACTGGCGGGCACCCCAGTTCCCGACCCGCTTCAACCCGAGGATGAATACGTGTACCGCCGCAACTTCCAGT